The proteins below come from a single Canis aureus isolate CA01 chromosome 14, VMU_Caureus_v.1.0, whole genome shotgun sequence genomic window:
- the LOC144283731 gene encoding UDP-glucuronosyltransferase 2B31 produces MAEEGRDFRRSSASPRMSMKWISVLLLLQLSCYFSSGSCGKVLVWPTEYSHWINVKTILDELVQRGHEVTVLTSSASILVDPNKLSAIKFEIYSAHLSRGDFEAFFIKLLNILIYDMPKDSFWTYFSVMQEFFWEFYECAQKLCKDVVLNKKLMTKLQESKFDLVLADTIVPCGELLAELLKIPLVYSLRFSPGYAFEKHRGGLPLPPSYVPVILSELTDQMTFMERVKNMLYVLYFDFWFQTINEKSWDQFYSEVLGRPTTLYELMRKADIWLIRTYWDFEYPHPLLPHFDFVGGLHCKPAKSLPTEMEEFVQSSGENGIVVFSLGSMVNNMTEERANVIASALAQIPQKVLWRFDGKKPDTLGPNTQLYKWIPQNDLLGHPKTKAFITHGGTNGIYEAIYHGIPMVGIPLFADQADNIVHMKAKGAAIRLDFSTMSSADLLDALRTVINDPSYKENAMKLSGIHHDQPIKPLDRAVFWIEYVMRHQGAKHLRPASHDLTWFQYHSLDVIGFLLACVATAIFVTTQCCLFCCRKVAKTGKKIKKE; encoded by the exons ATGGCAGAAGAAGGCAGGGATTTCAGAAGAAGCAGCGCATCCCCCAGGATGTCTATGAAATGGATTTCAGTGCTTCTGCTGCTACAGCTGAGCTGTTACTTTAGCTCTGGGAGTTGCGGGAAGGTGCTGGTGTGGCCCACGGAATACAGCCACTGGATCAATGTAAAGACAATCCTGGATGAACTTGTCCAGAGGGGTCATGAAGTGACTGTTCTGACATCGTCAGCTTCCATTCTTGTTGATCCGAACAAATTATCTGCTATTAAATTTGAGATTTACTCTGCACATTTATCTAGAGGTGATTTTGAGGCTTTCTTCATAAAACTGCTCAACATTTTGATATATGATATGCCAAAAGATTCATTTTGGACATATTTTTCAGTAATGCAAGAATTTTTTTGGGAATTTTATGAATGTGCTCAGAAGCTCTGTAAAGATGTAGTTTTGAACAAGAAACTCATGACAAAACTACAAGAATCAAAATTTGATCTCGTCCTTGCAGATACTATCGTACCCTGCGGTGAGCTGCTGGCTGAGCTCCTTAAAATACCTTTAGTGTACAGTCTCCGTTTCTCTCCAGGCTACGCATTTGAGAAACACCGTGGAGgacttcctctccctccatcctaCGTACCTGTTATTCTGTCAGAATTAACTGATCAAATGACATTCATGGAGAGAGTAAAAAATATGCTGTATGTGCTTTATTTTGACTTTTGGTTCCAAACAATAAATGAGAAGAGTTGGGATCAGTTTTACAGCGAAGTACTAG GAAGACCCACTACACTATATGAGTTAATGAGGAAAGCTGATATATGGCTCATTCGAACCTACTGGGATTTTGAATATCCTCACCCACTCTTACCACATTTTGACTTTGTTGGAGGCCTCCACTGCAAACCCGCCAAATCCCTGCCTACG GAAATGGAAGAGTTTGTCCAGAGCTCTGGAGAAAACGGTATTGTGGTGTTTTCTCTAGGGTCAATGGTCAATAACATGACAGAGGAAAGAGCCAATGTGATCGCATCAGCCCTTGCCCAGATCCCACAAAAG gTTCTATGGAGATTTGATGGCAAGAAACCAGACACCTTAGGGCCAAATACTCAGCTGTATAAGTGGATTCCCCAGAATGACCTTCTTG GTCATCCGAAAACCAAAGCCTTTATAACCCATGGTGGAACCAACGGCATCTATGAGGCGATCTACCACGGGATCCCCATGGTGGGCATTCCCTTGTTTGCCGATCAAGCTGATAACATTGTTCACATGAAAGCTAAGGGAGCAGCTATCAGACTGGACTTCAGCACAATGTCTAGTGCAGACTTGCTCGATGCATTGAGGACGGTCATTAATGACCCTTC GTACAAAGAGAATGCTATGAAGTTATCAGGAATTCACCACGATCAGCCTATAAAGCCCCTGGACCGGGCAGTCTTCTGGATCGAGTATGTCATGCGCCACCAAGGAGCCAAGCACCTGCGGCCAGCCTCCCATGACCTCACCTGGTTCCAGTACCACTCCTTGGATGTGATTGGGTTTCTGCTGGCCTGTGTGGCAACTGCTATATTTGTCACCACACAATGTTGTCTGTTTTGTTGTCGGAAGGTTGCAAAAACTGGGAAGAAGATAAAAAAGGAGTAG